Proteins from one Gimesia maris genomic window:
- a CDS encoding DUF1501 domain-containing protein produces the protein MWEPDQYLHLKRRHFLQSPACGLGSIALQQLLAEESVAETAMANAVNPLAVKSPHFKPRAKNVIFIFMSGGPSQMDLFDPKPELQKLHGQPVPESFLKGINDALIKTTAQVMASPRTFKKYGEAGIEFSDLLPHLGGCADDLCMIRTVHTDVSNHHPAQMLMNSGSTMFDRPSMGSWVTYGLGSESKNLPGYVVLLSNSGKGVDGGSSLWTNGILPSTYRGVTFRSRGEAILYLSNPDGISQSTQRNRLDAIRDLNGLRFDQNGDPEIASRIASYELAYRMQTSAPELLDFKDESKATLDMYGINNETTNWFGSNALLARRMVERGVRFVQLYHSTWDDHSNLNENLKTNCGMTDQPSAALIQDLKQRGMLDDTLVIWGGEFGRTPMTEVRRGSNPGKEGRDHHPFSFTMLMAGGGMKSGTIIGKTDELGFHPVEDEVHIHNLHATILHQLGFDHTKLVVKHKGLDYRLTGVEGKVLENLIA, from the coding sequence ATGTGGGAACCAGACCAGTATCTCCATTTGAAACGACGTCATTTTTTACAGTCCCCTGCCTGTGGCCTGGGTTCGATTGCGCTGCAGCAGTTGCTGGCGGAAGAGTCGGTAGCAGAAACTGCGATGGCGAACGCCGTCAATCCTCTCGCTGTCAAATCGCCTCACTTCAAACCCAGAGCGAAAAACGTAATCTTCATTTTCATGTCGGGGGGACCCAGCCAGATGGATCTGTTCGACCCTAAGCCGGAACTGCAGAAACTGCACGGGCAGCCGGTCCCGGAATCGTTTCTGAAAGGCATCAATGATGCGTTAATTAAAACGACGGCTCAGGTCATGGCGTCTCCCCGGACCTTTAAAAAATATGGAGAAGCCGGGATAGAGTTTTCCGATCTGCTGCCTCACCTGGGTGGTTGTGCGGACGATTTGTGTATGATTCGCACGGTGCACACGGACGTCAGCAACCATCATCCGGCCCAGATGTTGATGAACAGTGGATCGACGATGTTTGACCGTCCCAGTATGGGGTCATGGGTGACCTACGGGTTGGGGAGCGAATCGAAGAATCTGCCGGGATATGTGGTGCTGCTTTCGAATTCGGGAAAAGGCGTGGATGGTGGTTCATCCCTGTGGACGAACGGAATTCTGCCATCGACGTATCGCGGGGTGACATTTCGCAGCCGGGGAGAGGCAATTCTGTACCTGTCCAATCCGGACGGGATTTCGCAGAGCACGCAGCGGAACCGGCTGGATGCGATACGCGATCTGAATGGACTGCGGTTTGATCAGAACGGCGATCCGGAAATTGCCTCGCGGATCGCCTCCTATGAACTGGCTTACCGCATGCAGACCTCTGCGCCGGAACTGCTGGATTTCAAGGACGAGTCCAAAGCGACGCTCGACATGTATGGGATTAATAACGAAACCACCAACTGGTTTGGCAGCAATGCCCTGTTGGCGCGAAGGATGGTTGAGCGCGGCGTGCGGTTCGTGCAACTCTATCATTCCACCTGGGACGATCATTCGAACTTGAATGAGAATCTGAAAACCAACTGTGGTATGACCGATCAACCCAGTGCCGCGTTGATTCAAGATCTCAAACAGCGTGGCATGCTGGATGACACCCTGGTGATCTGGGGAGGTGAATTCGGTCGTACGCCGATGACCGAAGTTCGCCGCGGTTCCAATCCGGGTAAAGAAGGTCGCGATCATCATCCCTTCAGTTTCACAATGCTGATGGCGGGAGGAGGGATGAAGTCAGGCACGATTATCGGCAAAACCGATGAACTGGGATTTCATCCCGTGGAAGACGAAGTCCACATCCATAATCTGCACGCGACTATTTTACATCAACTGGGCTTTGACCACACAAAGCTGGTCGTCAAGCACAAAGGTCTCGATTATCGTTTGACGGGCGTCGAAGGAAAAGTGCTGGAGAATCTGATCGCCTGA
- a CDS encoding PSD1 and planctomycete cytochrome C domain-containing protein, which produces MRDRFALFKLRILLLSLLVSGVFVLIPFSFLSADKEPGRQKTDAVSIQFTHDIQPLLETHCLSCHGPEKPESGFSLTSRKSALTGGNYGTAIIPGKPDQSPLLLMISGTHQAEIVMPPEGEGERLSDKAVAAIRQWIREGANWPDALVLGAKSKQRKLHWSFQPIIKPELPVVQNENWCKNEIDHFILHRLEQEKISPSEAADKATLIRRITLDLTGLPPTPAEVDQFLNDSSPEAYERVVERLLASPRFGEKWARHWLDLCHYADSDGYLTDAVRPHAWRYRDWVVNSLNENKPFDQFTIEQLAGDLLPETTPAQHAGTGFLRQTLSNREGGADLEEFRVNKVVDRTKLMGTVWLGLTLECCRCHNHKYDPITQKEFYQFYAFFNSAYEVNIDAPLAGEEERLQQQVEYQQKRQALIDPIREPLEKLQREWERKMLYAAMHPADDHHWARAWEVMGLVWGVGTGEGQQEGLEILKMEPAQRSQRQQDDLLDYFLGRGHLVNGGQFKELKLNELARKLGELRKEYPAVSRAPAVREMLIPQLAYVHLRGSFQSPGIPVEPATPAFLPAMEQQKQNRLDLARWLVSNDNPLTARVTVNRIWQEYFGQGIVVSSDDFGTQGDSPSHPQLLDWLAYRFRSQGWDVKDLHRLIVTSATYRQSSRIRADIQQRDPANRLLSHQVSLRLPAETVRDQALAVSGLLSEKQGGPCVRPPQPDSVVMEAFGYNTWEVSTGEDRYRRGLYTLTLRTSPYAQAVIFDAPNPSQSCSRRDRSNTPLQALTLLNDPVYFEAARQLAKRILSEEQGDLEERLRYAFRLCLSREPLEPEVKRLKLLYQQERNQSEASEGKISKEEAAWTVVASVLLNLHEFITRD; this is translated from the coding sequence ATGCGAGATCGATTCGCTCTCTTTAAGCTCAGAATCCTGCTTCTCAGCCTGCTGGTCAGTGGCGTATTTGTGCTGATACCTTTTTCGTTCCTGTCTGCGGACAAAGAGCCGGGCAGACAAAAGACGGATGCGGTTTCAATCCAGTTTACGCATGATATCCAGCCTCTTCTGGAAACGCATTGTCTGAGCTGTCATGGTCCCGAGAAGCCGGAAAGCGGTTTCTCACTCACTTCGCGAAAGTCTGCTTTGACTGGCGGTAATTATGGAACCGCCATCATCCCCGGTAAGCCGGATCAAAGTCCACTTTTGCTGATGATTTCCGGAACGCACCAGGCTGAAATCGTGATGCCTCCCGAGGGAGAAGGGGAACGACTTTCTGACAAAGCAGTCGCGGCGATTCGTCAATGGATCAGGGAGGGAGCCAACTGGCCGGATGCCCTGGTTCTCGGTGCGAAGTCAAAACAGCGAAAGCTGCACTGGTCGTTCCAGCCGATCATCAAACCGGAACTGCCTGTCGTTCAGAATGAAAACTGGTGCAAAAATGAAATCGATCACTTCATTCTGCATCGTCTGGAACAGGAAAAGATTTCCCCCTCAGAAGCCGCTGACAAAGCGACATTGATTCGACGCATAACGCTTGATTTGACCGGTCTGCCTCCCACGCCGGCAGAAGTGGATCAGTTTCTGAATGATTCCAGTCCAGAGGCCTATGAGCGTGTCGTGGAGCGTCTGCTGGCTTCGCCCCGCTTTGGTGAGAAGTGGGCTCGACACTGGTTGGATCTTTGTCACTATGCGGACAGCGATGGCTATCTGACTGACGCAGTCCGTCCGCATGCCTGGCGTTATCGAGACTGGGTAGTGAACTCATTGAATGAGAACAAGCCCTTTGATCAGTTTACGATTGAGCAACTGGCGGGTGACCTGCTGCCGGAGACAACACCTGCACAACACGCGGGAACGGGTTTTCTCAGGCAGACACTCAGCAATCGCGAAGGAGGAGCCGACCTCGAAGAGTTCCGGGTGAATAAAGTCGTTGATCGTACCAAACTGATGGGCACGGTCTGGCTGGGGCTCACCCTGGAGTGCTGTCGCTGTCACAATCATAAATACGATCCGATCACGCAAAAAGAATTTTATCAGTTCTATGCGTTTTTCAATTCCGCTTATGAAGTCAATATCGATGCGCCGTTAGCGGGAGAGGAAGAACGTCTGCAGCAGCAGGTGGAGTACCAGCAGAAACGCCAGGCTCTGATTGATCCCATCCGTGAACCACTGGAAAAACTACAGCGGGAATGGGAGCGGAAAATGCTCTATGCCGCCATGCATCCAGCCGACGATCATCACTGGGCACGTGCCTGGGAAGTAATGGGACTGGTCTGGGGCGTAGGGACCGGAGAAGGACAGCAGGAAGGGCTGGAGATACTCAAGATGGAACCCGCGCAGCGCAGCCAGAGACAGCAGGATGATCTGCTCGATTATTTTCTGGGGCGCGGGCATCTGGTCAATGGCGGCCAGTTCAAAGAACTCAAGCTGAATGAACTCGCCCGCAAACTGGGTGAACTGAGAAAAGAATATCCTGCTGTCTCCCGGGCACCGGCGGTGCGGGAAATGCTAATACCGCAACTGGCGTATGTGCATCTAAGAGGTTCTTTTCAGTCTCCCGGAATTCCGGTCGAGCCGGCCACTCCCGCTTTTTTACCTGCAATGGAGCAGCAGAAACAAAACCGCCTGGACCTGGCGCGGTGGCTGGTCTCGAACGACAACCCTCTGACAGCGCGGGTCACCGTCAATCGGATCTGGCAGGAATACTTCGGGCAGGGCATCGTGGTTTCATCAGATGATTTTGGCACCCAAGGCGATTCCCCTTCGCATCCACAGTTACTGGACTGGCTGGCGTATCGATTCCGCAGTCAGGGCTGGGATGTCAAAGACCTGCATCGCCTGATTGTCACTTCCGCCACGTATCGACAGTCATCTCGCATACGGGCAGATATCCAGCAGCGGGATCCGGCGAATCGTCTGCTCAGTCACCAGGTCAGCCTGCGACTACCGGCGGAAACTGTCCGCGATCAGGCGCTGGCAGTAAGTGGATTACTGTCTGAAAAGCAGGGCGGCCCCTGTGTAAGGCCCCCTCAACCCGACAGCGTGGTGATGGAGGCTTTCGGATACAACACCTGGGAAGTCAGTACAGGGGAAGATCGTTATCGACGTGGACTCTATACATTGACCTTAAGAACCTCTCCCTATGCCCAGGCGGTAATCTTTGATGCGCCCAATCCCAGTCAGAGCTGCAGTCGTCGCGATCGGTCGAATACGCCTTTGCAGGCTTTGACGCTGTTGAATGATCCGGTGTATTTCGAAGCGGCCCGACAACTGGCGAAACGGATCTTGAGCGAGGAGCAGGGAGATCTTGAGGAACGGCTGCGTTATGCCTTCCGACTCTGCCTGTCACGTGAGCCACTGGAACCGGAAGTGAAACGACTGAAGTTGCTGTACCAGCAGGAACGGAATCAGTCGGAAGCATCTGAAGGAAAGATTTCGAAGGAAGAGGCAGCGTGGACGGTCGTGGCGAGTGTGTTGCTGAATCTGCATGAATTTATTACACGGGACTGA
- a CDS encoding carboxypeptidase-like regulatory domain-containing protein codes for MRTIRYFMLMIPVVFSLLCLGCSEQKMADPSEAVEISGVVTLDGKPLSDAEVTFLPADGDPLVGPALTITDNKGSYAMSVNAPRDYKITVDRMANGGPNPALKEYQGAETSLKAGVSKENTSFDFELTSSK; via the coding sequence ATGAGAACGATACGATATTTTATGCTGATGATTCCCGTAGTTTTCAGTCTGCTCTGCCTGGGTTGCTCTGAACAGAAAATGGCCGATCCCAGTGAAGCAGTCGAAATCTCAGGCGTGGTCACTCTGGATGGGAAACCACTTAGTGATGCGGAAGTCACGTTTCTTCCTGCTGACGGCGATCCACTGGTTGGTCCTGCTCTGACGATTACAGACAACAAAGGCAGTTATGCGATGTCAGTAAACGCACCCCGGGATTATAAAATTACGGTAGATCGCATGGCGAATGGTGGTCCGAACCCGGCTCTCAAAGAGTACCAGGGGGCAGAGACTTCATTGAAGGCAGGCGTTTCGAAAGAAAATACGTCCTTTGATTTTGAATTAACGAGCTCAAAATAA
- a CDS encoding DUF1559 domain-containing protein: protein MSRFSKRKRGFTLIELLVVIAIIAILIALLLPAVQQAREAARRSQCRNNLKQLGLALHNYIDTTSGVIPRAVNHYNTPDCCCVTDNGNYAHTVYTMLLPYLDQTNLYNKVNFATIPSNAVNADVRRTKVTVFMCPSAIVIDDANYAQHNYPTASANHGYGLCGRHGSRTTNGVFASSWGIYNTVTGTVVDPQMRMQNITDGTSNTISFSEFAKGLDYVLPTSHKNNMGRSWFDPRAGYGNIGFSTKTQSTPNSPVPTYSTTINWGTVGSAHTGGVHCGFMDGAVRFISSNIDGRQWQALCTPMGGEVVQVP from the coding sequence ATGTCTCGATTTTCTAAACGCAAACGTGGTTTTACTCTGATCGAGTTGCTGGTAGTGATTGCAATCATTGCCATTTTGATCGCTTTACTGTTGCCCGCCGTTCAGCAGGCCCGCGAAGCAGCACGCCGCAGCCAGTGTCGAAATAATCTCAAGCAACTGGGGCTGGCACTCCACAATTACATTGATACTACATCCGGAGTGATTCCCCGTGCCGTCAATCATTACAACACTCCCGACTGCTGTTGTGTGACCGATAACGGCAACTATGCCCATACGGTTTACACGATGCTGCTGCCTTATCTGGATCAGACGAATCTGTACAACAAAGTTAATTTTGCAACGATACCATCCAATGCGGTCAATGCCGACGTACGACGCACCAAAGTGACGGTCTTCATGTGCCCGAGTGCGATCGTGATCGATGATGCAAATTACGCACAGCATAATTATCCCACTGCGAGTGCCAATCACGGTTATGGTTTATGCGGACGCCATGGATCCCGTACGACCAATGGTGTCTTTGCTTCTTCCTGGGGAATCTACAATACCGTTACAGGTACCGTAGTCGATCCGCAGATGCGGATGCAGAATATTACTGATGGAACCAGTAACACCATCAGCTTCTCGGAATTCGCCAAAGGATTGGATTACGTCCTGCCTACTTCCCATAAAAATAATATGGGACGCAGCTGGTTTGACCCTCGAGCAGGTTATGGGAACATTGGATTCTCAACGAAGACACAATCGACGCCAAACAGTCCCGTCCCGACTTACAGTACTACAATCAACTGGGGTACCGTAGGCAGTGCCCATACCGGAGGCGTGCATTGCGGGTTCATGGATGGTGCCGTGCGATTTATCAGCAGCAACATTGATGGCCGTCAGTGGCAGGCACTCTGTACTCCCATGGGCGGGGAAGTAGTCCAGGTTCCCTGA
- a CDS encoding DUF1559 domain-containing protein: MSFSLKRKRGFTLIELLVVIAIIAILIALLLPAVQQAREAARRSQCRNNLKQLGLALHNYVDTTAGVIPRGVNHYNSPACCCTYDNGNYAHTVYTMLLPYLDQTPLYNTVNFAVGPSDPSNAEVRRTKVPALLCPSAILIDDANYAQHNYPTASANHGYGLCGIHGSRTTNGLFASRWGIADSVSGAVADPQMRLRNITDGTSNTITFSEFAKGLDYVLPTSHKNNMGRSWFDHRAGYGNVGFSTRIDATPNNPKATYGTTINWGTVGSAHTGGVHCGFMDGAVRFISSNIDGRQWQALCTPMGGEVVQVP; this comes from the coding sequence ATGTCTTTTTCTCTGAAGCGAAAACGGGGTTTTACGCTGATTGAATTGCTGGTGGTGATTGCGATCATTGCCATTCTGATCGCTTTGCTGTTGCCCGCCGTTCAGCAGGCCCGCGAAGCAGCCCGTCGGAGCCAGTGTCGGAATAATCTGAAACAGCTGGGGCTGGCGTTACATAACTATGTTGATACGACTGCTGGTGTGATTCCGCGTGGGGTCAATCATTACAACTCACCCGCCTGCTGTTGCACTTATGATAATGGGAACTACGCCCATACGGTCTACACGATGCTGCTGCCTTATCTGGATCAGACACCCTTATATAACACCGTAAATTTCGCGGTAGGGCCGAGCGATCCTTCAAATGCTGAAGTGCGCCGAACCAAGGTACCCGCACTATTATGTCCGAGTGCAATTCTGATCGACGATGCGAATTATGCACAGCATAACTATCCGACTGCCAGTGCCAATCATGGCTATGGTCTGTGTGGAATCCATGGCTCCAGAACAACCAATGGGCTGTTTGCATCACGCTGGGGAATTGCAGATAGTGTCTCAGGTGCAGTTGCTGACCCGCAAATGCGTCTGAGAAATATTACTGATGGAACCAGCAACACGATCACCTTTTCGGAGTTTGCTAAAGGGCTGGATTACGTCCTGCCCACATCTCATAAAAATAATATGGGACGCAGCTGGTTCGACCACAGAGCCGGATATGGAAACGTTGGTTTTTCGACACGCATCGATGCGACACCTAATAACCCGAAAGCAACCTATGGTACAACCATTAACTGGGGGACTGTAGGCAGTGCCCACACAGGGGGCGTGCATTGCGGGTTCATGGATGGGGCGGTGCGTTTTATCAGTAGCAATATTGATGGCCGTCAGTGGCAGGCACTCTGTACTCCGATGGGCGGAGAAGTAGTTCAGGTTCCCTGA
- a CDS encoding DUF1559 domain-containing protein, with translation MSRFVQRKRGFTLIELLVVIAIIAILIALLLPAVQQAREAARRSQCKNNLKQLGLALHNYHETFSVLPPAHIGRCTTPLLNATGLTMILPYMDQANIYNQYNHSGAATTHTSTGAPAALSDPTTNGNAAVVKNLVVAFLCPSDSGTEFISAATGSYGISATNTGTGGAKTNYDFITITPYNSCENWAGTAPTSRCMFGDNSKCRLDDVKDGTSNTMMVGETTRNVYNGGTNAWGYRGHVMVGLNLVSYPINRFWYSSASPQQQPQGKLGSWAYAGSLHTGGAHFTLGDGSVRFISENIDTTTRQNLARMSDGNVLGEF, from the coding sequence ATGTCACGGTTCGTTCAACGTAAACGCGGTTTCACACTGATTGAGTTGCTGGTGGTGATCGCCATTATTGCGATTCTGATTGCGCTATTGCTGCCTGCTGTACAACAGGCGCGAGAAGCAGCCCGTCGATCCCAGTGTAAAAACAATCTGAAGCAACTCGGACTGGCGCTCCATAATTATCATGAAACATTTTCGGTGTTGCCACCGGCTCACATCGGGCGTTGTACGACTCCCTTGTTGAATGCCACGGGCCTGACAATGATCCTGCCGTACATGGATCAAGCGAACATTTATAATCAGTATAATCACAGTGGAGCTGCTACGACTCACACCAGTACGGGAGCTCCTGCTGCTCTGAGTGATCCTACTACAAATGGTAATGCTGCGGTCGTCAAAAACCTGGTGGTTGCCTTTCTCTGTCCAAGTGATTCAGGGACCGAATTTATTTCTGCAGCGACAGGCAGCTATGGGATTTCTGCAACCAATACCGGTACTGGTGGTGCAAAAACAAACTACGATTTCATTACGATTACCCCATACAACTCATGCGAGAACTGGGCAGGAACTGCGCCAACGAGTCGTTGTATGTTTGGTGATAACAGCAAATGCCGCCTGGATGACGTGAAAGACGGAACCAGTAATACGATGATGGTCGGTGAAACGACACGCAATGTTTATAACGGCGGCACCAATGCCTGGGGTTACCGTGGGCACGTGATGGTTGGTTTGAATCTTGTCTCTTATCCGATCAATCGGTTCTGGTATAGTTCTGCCTCACCACAGCAGCAGCCTCAGGGAAAACTGGGGAGCTGGGCGTATGCGGGAAGTCTGCATACCGGAGGAGCTCATTTTACTCTGGGTGATGGATCGGTTCGCTTTATCAGTGAGAACATCGATACCACCACACGACAGAACCTGGCCCGGATGTCTGATGGTAATGTGCTGGGCGAATTCTGA
- a CDS encoding FAD-dependent oxidoreductase has translation MKSVALAFLALCSLVLNTAQAEPSVTKTDLLIVGGTESGWAAAIQAARQGVKSVTLVLDGDWLGGQYTEQALACVDENKGPGKVGWGVDWHPMKRSFHRSGLFKELMDRIEAFNTEKYGSPMPGRPYHGPSTFRPAEAEAIFRELLQPYIDKGQVKLITRHYPVKADLEKSGARPRLTGLWFAPTGSEQPDLHIQARLTIDASDWGDVIQVSGADFEMGADPRSRYQEPSAPADLSDYPANEMNPITWAMIVEESDRDTPIPQPDHYDDRNFVRTSRLSLAEMKHLKWDRPVKLGSIPHWPDQGKASPRQLSIFTVRRIVDGETSKDQRTSILLNYMLGQDYPLERLPQHVATALEATEPGASEKNIVLMTRAQRQIIFDDAKRHSLSLLYHLQNFVHERAPDKTNSFRHFHLSNEFGTADHLPPKPYIRESLRLKAMYMMREQDGRNQDGPNKKFARERFSQVMYPDGLFAWQFHYDFHRTGRAYLKSEGNTGPWIDYEKPGRNTSLVSDRSLFPLRSLVPIEMDGLLGAQKNVGYSSIVSAAIRLHDQCVAVGQAAGATAAISLQHDIAPREIPYDREKLEQVRTALCGETDAGVALLIWPYRDLAPAHPAFIAVNRLAARGILPMDVRSVDFHPDDPASHEWCQQIQRLASQSVNAANLPFTFDEGMTRGEFCQQLWAGLKNLPLRPYTRLQPDDADADGIPDRDDPTLFTPGEPVQWKKITSVAAENHNGLVSLIKSPQERRINFAGKNVPPLSGFESDQGAVFNPQRGFGWQRDLSQNMRQRKQVHEVYLDTFVFTRDHDRWECAVPNGIWQVTVCVGDAGHDQIGQWVTVEGKQIIQDLSTVEGSFQKKQTRVKVRDGRLTVEIGKTRAGTNTCLNWLAFEPIPSAGASR, from the coding sequence ATGAAATCAGTCGCGCTCGCTTTCCTGGCTCTCTGTTCTCTTGTCCTGAATACTGCCCAGGCGGAACCATCGGTAACCAAAACCGACCTGCTCATCGTCGGTGGCACAGAGTCCGGTTGGGCCGCCGCCATTCAGGCTGCCCGACAGGGAGTGAAGTCCGTTACGCTGGTTCTGGATGGTGACTGGCTGGGCGGACAATACACCGAACAGGCGCTGGCCTGTGTGGATGAGAACAAAGGCCCCGGAAAAGTCGGCTGGGGTGTCGACTGGCATCCTATGAAACGCTCCTTCCACCGCAGTGGACTCTTCAAAGAACTGATGGACCGGATTGAAGCGTTTAATACAGAAAAGTACGGCTCCCCCATGCCCGGTCGCCCTTACCATGGCCCGTCAACTTTTCGTCCTGCAGAAGCTGAAGCCATCTTTCGGGAACTGTTACAACCGTATATCGACAAGGGACAGGTCAAATTGATCACGCGCCATTATCCCGTCAAAGCAGATCTCGAAAAGTCAGGGGCACGTCCTCGTTTAACCGGCCTCTGGTTTGCGCCCACGGGTTCAGAACAGCCAGACCTGCACATTCAGGCGCGACTGACAATCGATGCTTCTGACTGGGGCGATGTGATCCAGGTCTCAGGGGCAGACTTTGAAATGGGCGCAGATCCTCGCTCGCGCTATCAAGAACCAAGCGCGCCCGCGGATTTATCCGACTATCCTGCCAATGAAATGAACCCCATCACCTGGGCAATGATCGTGGAAGAATCGGACCGGGACACTCCCATTCCACAGCCAGATCACTATGACGATCGGAATTTTGTCCGTACCTCCAGACTGAGCCTGGCGGAGATGAAACATTTAAAATGGGACCGTCCGGTCAAACTCGGTTCGATCCCGCACTGGCCCGACCAGGGCAAAGCCTCTCCGCGACAGCTTTCCATATTTACTGTGCGGCGGATTGTGGATGGCGAGACCAGCAAAGATCAGCGCACCAGCATTCTGCTGAATTACATGCTCGGTCAGGATTATCCGCTCGAACGATTACCACAGCATGTCGCCACCGCACTCGAAGCAACCGAACCGGGTGCCTCAGAAAAAAACATCGTGTTAATGACACGTGCACAGCGGCAGATTATTTTTGACGACGCCAAACGGCATTCTCTGAGCCTGCTCTACCATCTGCAGAATTTCGTCCATGAACGCGCTCCCGACAAAACGAACAGCTTTCGCCATTTTCATTTAAGCAACGAATTCGGAACGGCGGATCACCTGCCTCCCAAACCCTATATTCGTGAGTCACTGCGGTTGAAAGCCATGTATATGATGCGCGAACAGGACGGACGCAATCAGGATGGTCCCAACAAAAAGTTCGCACGCGAGCGTTTTTCACAGGTCATGTATCCGGACGGACTCTTCGCCTGGCAGTTTCATTACGACTTCCATCGAACCGGTCGCGCCTACCTGAAATCGGAAGGCAATACCGGCCCCTGGATCGACTACGAAAAACCGGGCCGTAATACCAGCCTGGTCAGTGATCGCAGCCTGTTTCCGCTCCGAAGCCTGGTACCAATTGAAATGGATGGCCTGCTGGGCGCCCAGAAAAATGTGGGATACAGCAGCATTGTCAGTGCGGCGATTCGGCTGCACGATCAATGTGTCGCCGTAGGGCAGGCGGCAGGTGCGACGGCTGCGATTTCATTACAACATGATATCGCACCACGCGAAATCCCCTACGATCGTGAAAAGCTGGAACAGGTCAGAACGGCTTTATGCGGTGAAACAGACGCAGGCGTCGCCTTGTTGATCTGGCCCTACCGCGATCTGGCACCTGCGCATCCAGCTTTTATCGCCGTCAATCGACTGGCAGCACGCGGCATCTTGCCGATGGATGTTCGCAGTGTCGATTTCCACCCCGACGATCCAGCCAGTCACGAATGGTGCCAGCAGATCCAGCGGCTCGCTTCTCAATCAGTCAATGCGGCGAACCTCCCTTTTACATTTGATGAGGGCATGACTCGTGGAGAATTCTGTCAGCAGTTGTGGGCTGGATTGAAAAACTTGCCTCTCCGCCCTTATACCCGCCTGCAGCCGGACGATGCAGATGCAGACGGCATCCCGGATCGAGATGATCCCACATTGTTTACACCCGGTGAACCGGTTCAGTGGAAAAAAATCACTTCCGTCGCTGCTGAAAATCATAATGGCCTGGTGAGTCTCATTAAATCTCCGCAAGAACGCCGTATCAATTTTGCCGGGAAAAACGTTCCGCCACTCTCAGGCTTTGAGTCGGACCAGGGCGCTGTCTTTAATCCGCAGCGCGGCTTCGGCTGGCAACGGGATCTGAGTCAGAATATGCGTCAAAGAAAACAGGTACACGAAGTCTATCTTGATACCTTCGTGTTTACTCGCGATCATGACCGCTGGGAATGTGCGGTTCCGAACGGCATCTGGCAAGTCACGGTCTGTGTGGGCGATGCTGGCCATGATCAGATCGGACAGTGGGTCACGGTGGAAGGAAAGCAGATCATTCAGGATCTTTCCACCGTCGAAGGGTCGTTTCAGAAAAAGCAGACCCGGGTGAAGGTCAGAGATGGCCGCCTCACCGTTGAGATTGGAAAAACCAGGGCAGGCACCAATACCTGTCTGAACTGGCTCGCATTTGAACCGATCCCCTCAGCCGGAGCATCACGGTAA